A stretch of Campylobacter showae DNA encodes these proteins:
- the phsA gene encoding thiosulfate reductase PhsA has product MDTSRRNFLKASTATGLLAMTYAPGTLGAVGAKALEGGDKTVYSFCEMCSSRCPIEAKVVDGKTVFIQGNGKVGGTATSVCARGGSGHNQLYDPQRLVKPLIRVGERGENKWREASWDEALDLVAKKMLEIKEKYGPESFVFTAKSSQTHKLMTTFASAYGSPNCFSHLSCCPVTYQMVCTHMYGDAKLKRDFANAKYVVNFGHNLFEGIVIADAKKLAKMAAKEDTKLLVLDPRFSVVASKADEWLPVKPGTDLAFVLALIHTWIKNDAYDKEFIEKFTIGFDKVVEATKDTTPQWQEKITGIPAKTVERIAGEIWKAAPKVIIDFGHNTTTTRAEYIRTRAIMTANAMMGNWEKKGGIFGGKKAKLYNTLAGEELIPEITNPDAAIKVPKTPRIDGAGEDGVNKFVGRSHGVLMQIPQAILSEKPYPVKGWFSIRFNHPINVAGTQTTIESLKKLDFIVCSDIYMSDFAIWADVILPESTYLERDEGIEDKSGLKPAYMIRNKVVDPIGDTKNGYDIFRGLARRMKIDEQYSANTMDEWRIKQVKGNAELLAELVKKGYVTWKVPGILFREKDSVKEFTKKFPSAAQFVGEDGLMESQVKFKTDSGKIELFSEKVEKQFPGYGCLNAEGMDVFFGEELCLMSGKTPIHTNGHTQNVEFLNDLMSSAPVWIHPNTAKKYGLKDGDKITLQSKTAKEKANVMLTEGIREDTLFVYHGFGHESAGLKRTNGAGTNQSKLLDPTVIGPVASTMVRNVGVKIIKA; this is encoded by the coding sequence ATGGATACTTCAAGGCGAAATTTCTTAAAAGCATCCACCGCCACGGGCTTGCTTGCGATGACTTACGCGCCCGGTACTTTAGGCGCCGTCGGCGCCAAAGCGCTAGAAGGCGGCGATAAGACCGTTTATAGCTTTTGCGAGATGTGCTCTTCTCGCTGTCCTATCGAGGCCAAGGTCGTAGACGGCAAAACCGTCTTCATCCAAGGCAACGGCAAAGTAGGCGGCACGGCGACTTCCGTGTGCGCTAGAGGCGGCAGCGGGCACAATCAGCTCTACGATCCGCAGCGTCTTGTTAAGCCCCTCATCAGAGTAGGCGAGCGCGGCGAAAATAAATGGCGCGAGGCGAGCTGGGACGAGGCGCTTGATCTTGTGGCTAAGAAAATGCTAGAAATCAAGGAAAAATACGGTCCCGAGAGCTTCGTGTTTACGGCAAAATCGAGCCAAACGCACAAGCTAATGACGACCTTTGCCAGCGCATACGGCTCGCCTAATTGCTTCTCGCACCTGTCCTGTTGTCCCGTGACCTATCAGATGGTTTGTACGCATATGTACGGAGATGCGAAGCTAAAAAGGGACTTCGCTAACGCAAAATACGTTGTAAATTTCGGGCACAATCTCTTTGAAGGCATCGTCATCGCCGACGCTAAAAAGCTGGCTAAGATGGCTGCTAAAGAAGATACGAAGCTGCTGGTTTTAGATCCACGCTTTAGCGTCGTGGCCTCAAAAGCCGACGAGTGGCTACCGGTAAAACCCGGCACCGATCTGGCCTTCGTTTTGGCGCTCATTCACACGTGGATCAAAAACGACGCGTACGATAAAGAATTTATAGAGAAATTTACGATTGGATTTGATAAAGTCGTAGAAGCGACCAAAGACACAACTCCGCAGTGGCAAGAAAAGATCACGGGAATACCTGCAAAAACGGTTGAGCGAATCGCTGGCGAAATCTGGAAAGCGGCTCCTAAAGTCATCATAGACTTCGGTCACAACACGACTACGACTAGAGCCGAATACATCCGCACTAGAGCCATAATGACGGCAAACGCGATGATGGGTAACTGGGAGAAAAAGGGCGGAATTTTCGGCGGCAAAAAGGCTAAGCTATATAATACTTTAGCAGGCGAAGAGCTAATCCCAGAGATCACGAACCCGGACGCCGCGATAAAAGTGCCTAAAACTCCTAGGATAGACGGCGCCGGCGAGGACGGGGTAAATAAATTCGTCGGCAGGAGTCATGGCGTTTTGATGCAAATTCCGCAAGCTATACTAAGCGAAAAGCCTTATCCCGTAAAAGGCTGGTTTAGCATAAGATTTAATCACCCTATAAACGTCGCAGGTACGCAAACTACGATAGAAAGCCTTAAAAAACTTGATTTTATCGTTTGTTCGGATATTTATATGAGCGATTTTGCGATATGGGCGGACGTGATACTGCCTGAGAGCACCTATCTGGAGCGCGACGAAGGCATCGAGGATAAATCAGGACTAAAACCCGCGTATATGATAAGAAATAAGGTCGTAGATCCTATAGGCGACACCAAAAACGGCTACGATATCTTTAGAGGGCTAGCTCGCAGGATGAAGATAGACGAGCAGTACTCCGCAAATACTATGGACGAGTGGAGAATCAAACAAGTAAAAGGAAACGCCGAGCTGTTAGCGGAGCTAGTTAAAAAAGGCTACGTCACGTGGAAGGTACCGGGGATTTTGTTTAGAGAAAAAGATAGCGTAAAAGAATTTACTAAAAAATTTCCTAGCGCGGCACAGTTCGTGGGCGAAGACGGGCTGATGGAGTCGCAGGTCAAATTTAAAACCGATAGCGGCAAAATAGAGCTTTTTAGCGAAAAAGTGGAAAAACAGTTTCCCGGATACGGCTGCTTAAACGCCGAGGGCATGGACGTATTTTTCGGCGAGGAGCTTTGTCTAATGAGCGGCAAAACGCCGATACACACCAACGGCCACACGCAAAACGTCGAATTTTTAAACGACCTGATGAGTAGCGCGCCCGTCTGGATACATCCTAATACCGCGAAAAAATACGGGCTAAAAGACGGCGATAAGATAACCCTTCAAAGCAAAACCGCGAAGGAAAAGGCAAACGTGATGCTGACTGAAGGCATCAGGGAGGATACGCTTTTCGTCTATCACGGTTTTGGTCACGAAAGCGCCGGACTAAAGCGCACGAACGGCGCGGGAACTAATCAAAGCAAGCTGCTAGATCCTACCGTGATCGGCCCCGTCGCCTCTACGATGGTGCGAAACGTCGGCGTCAAGATAATAAAAGCGTAA
- the nrfD gene encoding NrfD/PsrC family molybdoenzyme membrane anchor subunit has translation MNNMWGSVAQYNEIYWPWPIAVYLFLAGLSAGAMMVALLVKWNYHKKQDGSIWDAMVKAGALVAPITITVGLALLVLDLGKPLSFYWILIKYNFGSVMSIGVALLLLYTPLAYLFAVIIFEEEIEKYKILAILRPISRLIRSFAPLSKIVEMALFGLAIGVGIYTGFLLSAITKLPLWNTPILPILFLTSGFSSGVATNILVGLLCFKHLLNEDNVKYLLVMDLRAVLFEIPLIAILFLGLYFEGGASAVAAKQALSTGQYALIFWIGVVGIGLLTPITIALTALKNHAYRVGYIIANSLVVICGVVMLRYYIVYAGQVFTGA, from the coding sequence ATGAATAATATGTGGGGAAGCGTAGCGCAATATAATGAAATTTACTGGCCGTGGCCGATAGCGGTTTATCTATTTTTGGCGGGTTTGTCCGCAGGCGCGATGATGGTTGCCTTGCTGGTTAAGTGGAACTACCACAAAAAACAAGACGGTAGCATCTGGGACGCTATGGTAAAGGCGGGCGCTCTAGTGGCTCCTATAACGATCACCGTGGGCCTTGCGCTTTTGGTGCTTGACCTTGGCAAGCCGCTTAGTTTTTACTGGATTTTGATTAAGTACAACTTCGGTTCGGTTATGTCTATCGGCGTTGCGCTACTGCTACTTTATACGCCGCTAGCTTATCTTTTTGCGGTAATTATTTTCGAAGAAGAGATAGAAAAGTATAAAATTCTAGCGATTTTACGTCCTATTTCTAGACTGATTCGCTCTTTTGCGCCTCTTTCAAAGATAGTCGAGATGGCGCTTTTCGGCCTTGCGATCGGCGTAGGCATATATACGGGCTTTTTGCTTAGCGCGATTACTAAGCTTCCGCTTTGGAACACGCCGATTTTGCCGATCTTGTTCCTAACATCAGGCTTTAGCTCAGGCGTAGCGACAAACATCCTAGTTGGACTTTTGTGCTTCAAACACCTTCTTAACGAAGACAACGTGAAGTACCTTTTGGTTATGGACTTGCGCGCCGTACTTTTTGAGATACCGCTTATCGCGATACTATTTTTGGGACTATATTTCGAGGGCGGAGCGAGTGCGGTCGCAGCTAAACAAGCTCTAAGCACCGGACAATACGCGCTAATCTTTTGGATAGGCGTCGTGGGTATCGGACTTTTGACTCCTATCACCATAGCGCTAACGGCTCTTAAAAATCACGCTTATAGAGTTGGCTACATCATAGCAAACTCTCTTGTAGTTATCTGCGGCGTCGTAATGCTAAGATACTACATCGTTTATGCGGGTCAAGTTTTCACGGGTGCGTGA
- a CDS encoding 4Fe-4S dicluster domain-containing protein: MKKAYRMIHDENLCIGCQACSVACRSENEVPRGVFRLQVHSQIKGKFPNLKTDFSRHSCVMCEDAPCVTVCPTGASFQTAEGIVLLDHSTCVSCKYCILACPYDARYVEPKTGEIGKCTFCFETRVSVGEQPACVTVCPTDALAFGDINDPNSEVSKILNTKAHYYPKAELKTKPKLAMIANRKGGSHE; encoded by the coding sequence ATGAAAAAAGCGTATAGAATGATACATGACGAAAACCTCTGCATAGGCTGCCAAGCGTGCTCGGTGGCTTGCAGGAGCGAAAACGAAGTGCCTAGAGGCGTTTTTAGGCTCCAAGTTCATTCGCAGATAAAGGGTAAATTTCCAAATTTAAAAACCGATTTTAGTAGACACAGCTGCGTGATGTGCGAGGACGCTCCGTGCGTGACCGTTTGCCCTACGGGAGCTAGCTTTCAGACGGCTGAGGGTATCGTGCTGCTAGATCACTCTACCTGTGTATCTTGCAAATACTGCATCCTAGCCTGTCCTTACGACGCTCGCTACGTCGAGCCAAAAACCGGCGAGATAGGCAAATGTACGTTTTGCTTTGAAACTAGAGTGAGCGTAGGCGAGCAGCCTGCGTGCGTAACCGTTTGTCCGACCGATGCTTTGGCATTTGGCGATATAAACGATCCAAACAGCGAAGTAAGTAAAATTTTAAATACCAAAGCTCACTACTATCCTAAAGCCGAGCTTAAAACCAAACCCAAGCTTGCTATGATAGCTAACCGCAAAGGAGGAAGCCATGAATAA
- a CDS encoding RBBP9/YdeN family alpha/beta hydrolase, with translation MKKQIYIIHGYDASPQSHWFSWFKEKMRGLAEVEILKMPNPQTPKLNQWLETMKQNVNLGENSFIIAHSLGTITSLNFLSSFANLPKFGGLVLISPFDEPIKEFAILDEFCEPQIDYEKIKPAANFIKVIAAKDDYIVPCELSLKVARNLGVTPDIFEKGGHFLGADGFNEFEFILNLFKFKDEKLS, from the coding sequence ATGAAAAAGCAAATTTACATCATTCACGGCTACGACGCCTCGCCGCAAAGCCACTGGTTTTCTTGGTTTAAAGAAAAGATGCGCGGCCTTGCCGAGGTGGAAATTTTAAAGATGCCAAATCCGCAAACGCCAAAGCTAAACCAGTGGCTAGAAACGATGAAGCAAAACGTAAATTTAGGCGAAAATTCATTTATCATCGCCCATAGCCTAGGCACGATAACTAGCCTAAATTTTCTTAGCAGTTTTGCAAATTTACCAAAATTTGGCGGTCTAGTCCTCATCTCGCCGTTTGACGAGCCGATTAAGGAATTTGCGATTTTGGATGAGTTTTGCGAGCCGCAAATCGACTACGAAAAGATAAAACCCGCAGCGAATTTTATAAAAGTAATAGCCGCAAAAGACGATTATATCGTGCCTTGCGAGCTTAGCCTAAAGGTCGCACGAAATTTAGGCGTAACGCCCGATATCTTTGAAAAAGGCGGACACTTTTTGGGCGCGGACGGCTTTAACGAATTTGAGTTTATATTAAATTTATTTAAATTTAAAGACGAAAAATTATCATAA
- a CDS encoding tetratricopeptide repeat protein yields the protein MRRFILLAFFAALAFCGELADFSKECKKGNDEICKRLSLAIKNLELACDEGGEKNAMYCAGLGYFYEFDKVFTKAVRYYDKACELGADKACVYLGLLYQSGQGTAQDHKKANELFAKACEKGVGEGCASLAYSYGKGLGVYPDGKKTNELFAKACKLGEETACYNLALSYALGGGVEKDAAKAAQMYAASCERGHVESCADLGVCYFKGEGVEKDYERAVVLFTNACSGASALACANLGFAYEKGMGVEKNKNAAKELYDRGCKLGEFSACQYLKNLR from the coding sequence ATGAGACGTTTTATTTTACTTGCGTTTTTTGCGGCGCTGGCTTTTTGCGGCGAGCTAGCCGATTTTAGCAAGGAGTGCAAAAAGGGAAACGACGAGATTTGTAAAAGGCTCTCGCTCGCGATTAAAAACTTAGAGCTTGCCTGCGATGAAGGCGGCGAGAAAAACGCGATGTATTGTGCGGGGCTGGGGTATTTTTACGAATTTGATAAGGTATTTACAAAAGCCGTGCGATACTACGACAAGGCTTGTGAGTTGGGCGCGGATAAAGCCTGCGTGTATTTGGGGCTTCTTTATCAAAGCGGGCAGGGCACAGCGCAAGATCATAAAAAGGCAAACGAGCTTTTTGCTAAAGCTTGCGAAAAAGGCGTAGGCGAGGGGTGCGCGAGCCTAGCGTATAGCTACGGCAAGGGGCTTGGCGTCTATCCTGACGGCAAAAAAACGAACGAGTTGTTTGCTAAAGCCTGCAAGCTAGGCGAGGAAACGGCGTGCTATAATCTCGCTCTAAGCTACGCGCTAGGTGGCGGCGTAGAAAAGGACGCGGCAAAGGCGGCGCAGATGTATGCGGCCTCTTGCGAGCGCGGGCACGTGGAGTCTTGCGCCGATCTTGGGGTTTGCTATTTTAAGGGCGAGGGTGTAGAAAAAGACTACGAAAGAGCCGTTGTGCTCTTTACTAACGCTTGTTCGGGTGCTAGCGCGCTAGCCTGTGCAAATTTGGGCTTTGCCTACGAAAAAGGCATGGGCGTAGAAAAGAATAAAAACGCAGCCAAAGAACTTTACGACAGGGGCTGCAAGCTCGGGGAATTTAGCGCGTGCCAGTATCTAAAAAATTTGCGTTGA
- a CDS encoding histidine kinase dimerization/phospho-acceptor domain-containing protein has protein sequence MFQNLKIPILATFIIMALFIFQSYEIINLSSKDEYSKNMFELLEYEGKIRKALDKNETLPISLTYRYGVFDLKEKQIVSNLDARPSDLKFITRQENGHLFYKTYFSADGEFYYLVLAKKQNAARILFVTALTLAFALVVVFFALYLSFISGIKPYKDAKKYMNNFFNDAMHELKTPLGVIGINLEMLGLDNKYVTRMRSALKQMQVTYEDTEYYIKRGYILFPPEILNLSEFSLERARYRDGEKYQNLRLRRA, from the coding sequence ATGTTTCAAAATCTTAAAATCCCTATCTTAGCCACTTTTATCATCATGGCTTTGTTTATATTTCAAAGCTACGAGATCATAAATTTAAGCTCCAAAGACGAATACTCAAAAAATATGTTCGAGCTGCTGGAGTACGAGGGTAAAATCCGCAAAGCGCTCGATAAAAACGAGACTTTGCCTATTTCGCTTACCTATAGATACGGCGTTTTTGATCTCAAAGAAAAGCAGATCGTCTCAAATTTGGACGCGCGACCGAGCGATTTAAAATTTATCACCCGCCAAGAAAACGGCCATCTTTTTTACAAGACCTATTTTAGTGCGGACGGCGAGTTTTATTATCTCGTGCTAGCCAAAAAGCAAAACGCGGCTAGGATTTTATTCGTCACGGCTCTAACTCTAGCATTTGCACTCGTGGTCGTATTTTTCGCGCTTTATCTGTCGTTTATTAGCGGTATAAAGCCGTATAAAGACGCTAAAAAATATATGAATAACTTTTTTAACGACGCGATGCACGAGCTAAAAACGCCGCTGGGAGTCATCGGCATAAACCTCGAGATGCTGGGTCTTGATAACAAATACGTCACCCGCATGCGCTCGGCCCTAAAACAGATGCAAGTCACCTACGAGGACACCGAGTACTACATCAAGCGCGGATATATTTTATTTCCGCCGGAGATTTTAAATTTGAGCGAATTTAGCCTCGAGCGAGCGCGGTATCGCGATGGCGAAAAATATCAAAATTTACGACTTCGTCGAGCCTGA
- a CDS encoding HIT family protein, with the protein MIFEDELIFVERETSEIPWVKIFTKTPFKELTDCDEATQKRVFEAVLTTEKVMRKFYNPTKINIASFANYVPRVHFHVMARFESDSFFPESMWGKKQREGELNLPDFAEFSQILARELGKTRE; encoded by the coding sequence ATGATTTTTGAAGACGAGCTGATTTTCGTCGAGCGAGAGACGAGCGAAATCCCGTGGGTAAAAATTTTTACCAAAACGCCGTTTAAGGAGCTAACAGACTGCGACGAAGCGACGCAAAAAAGGGTATTTGAAGCGGTTTTAACGACCGAAAAAGTAATGAGAAAATTTTATAATCCAACAAAAATAAACATCGCAAGCTTTGCCAACTACGTGCCGCGAGTGCATTTTCACGTGATGGCGAGGTTTGAGAGCGATAGCTTTTTCCCGGAGTCAATGTGGGGCAAAAAACAGCGCGAGGGCGAGCTAAATTTGCCTGATTTTGCCGAATTTTCTCAAATTTTAGCGCGCGAGCTAGGCAAAACACGTGAATAA
- a CDS encoding ATP-binding protein, whose translation MAKNIKIYDFVEPDLQIFMSKIEAGRLIDNNLSNAVKYSREGGIINLRLFEKSGKIVLVVEDEGEGIKDTSKIWKRYVRDEGVQGGFGLGLNIVQSICVKNGVEYGVKSELGKGSVFTYKFSPYSKSLLD comes from the coding sequence ATGGCGAAAAATATCAAAATTTACGACTTCGTCGAGCCTGATTTGCAAATTTTTATGAGCAAGATAGAGGCGGGCAGACTGATCGATAACAACCTAAGCAATGCCGTAAAATACAGCCGCGAAGGAGGAATAATAAATTTACGTCTTTTTGAAAAAAGCGGCAAAATCGTGCTCGTAGTCGAGGACGAGGGCGAAGGCATAAAAGATACGAGTAAAATTTGGAAACGCTACGTTAGAGACGAAGGCGTGCAGGGCGGCTTTGGACTAGGGCTAAATATCGTGCAAAGTATCTGCGTGAAAAACGGCGTAGAGTACGGCGTGAAAAGCGAACTGGGCAAAGGCAGCGTCTTTACCTACAAATTTTCGCCGTACTCAAAAAGCCTGCTTGACTAA
- a CDS encoding response regulator transcription factor, with the protein MKILLLEDDFVYRESVSEYLESLGYEVDEAPDGKIACDKIAAGFYHLLILDIKVPHISGHEVIKYAKDIGCETPIMIMTSLVDIDDMAVGYELGCNEYLKKPFELAELKFRVNELMRKYHGRDDKNLIAIDENFSLDTAKKRLKFKGEPVELSTREFAIIECLLFHKNSFVGIERLRAEVWNDKEIDPADVRMHILKIRQKTTPEFIKSARGLGYKIDVSKS; encoded by the coding sequence ATGAAAATTTTACTGCTTGAAGACGACTTCGTATATCGTGAGAGCGTTAGCGAATACCTAGAAAGCCTAGGCTACGAGGTCGATGAGGCGCCAGACGGCAAGATCGCCTGCGATAAGATAGCGGCGGGCTTTTATCACCTGCTGATCCTTGACATCAAGGTCCCGCATATAAGCGGACACGAGGTGATAAAATATGCCAAAGATATCGGCTGTGAAACGCCCATAATGATAATGACCTCGCTCGTGGATATAGACGATATGGCGGTCGGATACGAGCTAGGCTGTAACGAATACCTAAAAAAGCCCTTTGAGCTAGCCGAGCTAAAATTTAGAGTAAACGAGCTAATGCGAAAATATCACGGCAGAGACGATAAAAACTTAATCGCGATCGATGAAAACTTTAGCCTAGATACCGCTAAAAAGCGGCTCAAATTTAAAGGCGAGCCGGTTGAGCTAAGTACGAGAGAATTTGCGATCATCGAGTGCTTGCTGTTTCATAAAAACAGCTTCGTAGGTATCGAAAGGCTACGCGCCGAGGTGTGGAACGACAAGGAAATCGACCCCGCCGACGTGCGCATGCATATACTAAAAATCCGTCAAAAAACGACTCCAGAGTTTATAAAATCAGCGCGCGGACTAGGCTACAAAATAGATGTTTCAAAATCTTAA
- a CDS encoding cache domain-containing protein yields the protein MNKKILLTLAIIVVAGVLAVYKARWDEQTQTENIKKFLDFQTQILNKNIEEEKLSAMTVATLLAQNEHVKKCMGQNNRQMCLETLSEFTKTLSKVPIYENAKFHIHTPEMRSFARSWIPMYNDDLTNFRHLLAEAKNGVAAGIEVGRAGVFIRSVAPIFDDKKMLGSIEVLLDFKHLSDFFAQQGLDLFVLLDAGGDSPYQNSSDEGIIDGFHFVNKSYANLNVLPMLKDIKFKSGGFYQTDSHAFTVQPMNDAKGERVGYFVIYFNSDSKERNLAKLGVWFD from the coding sequence GTGAATAAAAAAATACTTCTAACGCTCGCGATCATCGTAGTAGCAGGCGTTTTGGCGGTTTATAAGGCGCGCTGGGACGAGCAGACGCAGACGGAAAATATCAAAAAATTTCTCGACTTTCAAACGCAAATTTTAAATAAAAATATCGAAGAAGAAAAACTCTCCGCGATGACGGTTGCTACGCTGTTAGCGCAAAACGAACACGTAAAAAAGTGCATGGGCCAAAATAACCGCCAAATGTGCCTAGAGACGCTTAGCGAATTTACCAAAACGCTAAGCAAGGTGCCGATTTACGAAAATGCCAAATTTCACATCCATACGCCTGAGATGAGGAGCTTTGCTAGGAGCTGGATACCGATGTATAACGACGATCTAACGAACTTTCGCCACTTGCTAGCCGAGGCTAAAAACGGCGTAGCCGCAGGCATCGAGGTCGGTCGCGCTGGAGTTTTCATTAGGTCGGTCGCGCCGATATTTGATGATAAAAAGATGCTCGGCAGTATCGAAGTGCTGCTTGATTTTAAGCATTTGAGCGACTTTTTCGCGCAGCAAGGGCTTGATCTTTTCGTATTACTCGACGCCGGCGGCGACTCGCCGTATCAAAACAGCAGCGACGAGGGCATTATCGACGGCTTTCATTTCGTAAACAAGAGTTACGCAAATTTAAACGTCTTGCCGATGCTAAAGGATATAAAATTTAAAAGCGGAGGATTTTATCAGACGGATTCGCACGCCTTTACCGTCCAGCCGATGAACGACGCAAAGGGCGAGCGCGTGGGGTATTTCGTGATTTATTTTAACTCCGACTCAAAGGAGCGAAATTTAGCAAAGCTGGGCGTTTGGTTTGATTAG